Proteins from a genomic interval of Cygnus olor isolate bCygOlo1 chromosome 9, bCygOlo1.pri.v2, whole genome shotgun sequence:
- the AHSG gene encoding alpha-2-HS-glycoprotein, with translation MKALLALILLVQLPVHRAVPTAPPPPLGCDDPESEAAAEVAVNYINDHSHHGYKFALNRIEQVRVLPQGPNNEILFLELDLLETTCPILSPTPLANCTVRSFTEHAVEGDCDVKLQNLNGKLSVLASKCHSHADSREDVLQLCPDCLLLASLNNTEVLAAVTAALNDHNSKTPDAYLRLLEIGRAKIQYHPVHMVSVEFAVAATNCTAEEAKANLEACQLLPEDQSNFGFCRAAMVTRPIEDLRVDCELYGHQPGVTFSHPGQDTSAGLVPSPGQGFTNHNLRLSHNSPAASESSSSEFPSSVLLAKSVAKRAAPEVAQHDKVPRPVGFALPPPPCPGKVRYFKI, from the exons ATGAAGGCACTACTAGCTTTAATACTGCTTGTTCAGCTTCCAGTTCACAGAGCTGTACCCACAGCTCCCCCGCCTCCCTTGGGCTGCGATGACCCAGaatctgaagcagcagctgaagtaGCTGTGAATTACATTAATGACCACAGCCACCACGGATACAAGTTTGCCTTGAACAGAATCGAGCAAGTCCGCGTGCTGCCGCAG ggaCCAAATAATGAGATACTGTTTCTTGAACTTGACTTATTGGAGACCACATGTCCCATTCTTAGCCCTACACCTCTTGCAAATTGCACAGTAAGGAGCTTCACAGAACAC GCAGTTGAGGGTGACTGTGATGTTAAACTGCAGAACTTGAATGGAAAGCTGTCTGTACTTGCTAGTAAATGCCACTCACATGCAG ACTCACGTGAAGATGttctccagctctgccctgacTGCCTGCTCCTTGCGAGTCTAAACAACACTGAGGTGTTAGCAGCTGTAACTGCTGCCCTCAATGACCACAACAGCAAAACCCCTGATGCCTACCTCAGACTCCTTGAGATTGGAAGAGCCAAAATACAG TATCACCCGGTGCACATGGTCTCTGTTGAGTTTGCTGTGGCTGCCACAAACTGCACAGCAGAAGAGGCTAAAGCTAATCTGGAGGCTTGTCAACTGCTTCCTGAGGATCAGTCT AATTTCggtttctgcagagcagcaatgGTAACACGTCCCATAGAGGATCTCCGAGTAGACTGCGAGCTGTACGGACACCAG cctggaGTTACCTTCTCTCACCCAGGCCAAGACACATCAGCAGGACTGGTACCCAGCCCTGGACAAGGCTTCACTAACCATAACCTCAGACTTTCCCACAATAGCCCTGCTGCATCTGAATCCAGCTCTTCAGAGTTTccttcttctgtgcttttggCAAAATCTGTAGCAAAGAGAGCAGCTCCAGAGGTTGCTCAGCATGATAAAGTACCTCGCCCAGTTGGCTTCgcgcttcctcctcctccatgccCTGGCAAGGTTCGCTATTTCAAGATATAG